From Calonectris borealis chromosome 7, bCalBor7.hap1.2, whole genome shotgun sequence, one genomic window encodes:
- the FGFBP3 gene encoding fibroblast growth factor-binding protein 3 produces the protein MRLPLALLALAALGAAAAGGAGRGAEEAVQAGRFSTPEQHRCSWELRSAAEASELRLSCRPPAGGGAVRSCAYRGEPRRCPAYGTRSRQYWRQILGRLRRRRHPCAQGGPLSARLCGPGRAPPEAQLRLLPAPGPSAPAATVEPTEDPAETYCAERWHSLCSFFVGFWEG, from the coding sequence ATGAGgctgcccctggccctgctggccCTGGCCGCcctgggcgccgccgccgccggcggggcgggccggggggcggagGAGGCGGTGCAGGCGGGGCGGTTCTCCACGCCGGAGCAGCACcgctgcagctgggagctgcgCTCGGCGGCGGAGGCCAGCGAGCTGCGGCTGAGCTgccggccgccggcgggcggcggggcggtgcgGAGCTGCGCCTaccgcggggagccgcggcgctgccccgccTACGGCACCCGCAGCCGCCAGTACTGGCGGCAGATCCTGGGcaggctgcggcggcggcggcaccccTGCGCCCAGGGCGGCCCGCTCAGCGCCCGCCTCTGCGgcccgggccgggcgccgccCGAGGCGCAGCTCCGCCTGCTGCCCGCCCCCGGGCCCTCCGCACCGGCCGCTACCGTGGAGCCCACCGAGGACCCGGCGGAGACCTACTGCGCCGAGCGGTGGCACTCGCTGTGCAGCTTCTTCGTCGGCTTCTGGGAGGGCtga